One window from the genome of Nitrospirota bacterium encodes:
- a CDS encoding heavy metal translocating P-type ATPase: protein MSVSAQPSSFRRRSRLKLPIITTEPLLAARVESLLRRLPGIGSVAADPVSGCVTITYDRSIWTTEKLRHFLSQNGGPNLPGINGASKAATVPRRTTRRARPIGAVSSDGSARSREAVHRAASHDRSAAASADPSTRATTESQRSAAIGAASGDLGPVTLIHAIKGRLRVRVPRLKSDDRLADRLRFVLEDRPGIIDVQVNQGCASVTLTYDPAAVTPDSVLETVRGLSRRELRDYQGNDSRRTKPATEASQGSGLELLLSTAGIALGFLAESAAAPLVPFLLLGSTLPMLGRAYDAFARKGTLNVDVLDASAAAVLTVQGQLSMALFMVWLVNLGDYIRDATLAQAQDAVKAVLAYRKSPAWVLRENVKVQVMVDQINAGETVVAYPGERIPVDGTVISGKAAVDQQTLTGESSPVEKGEGDPVYAATVVCDGKLYIRAERIGDQTEAAKIVRLVEEAPVQETRIQNYAERWANDLVPYSFMVAGASAVLSGSLQRAASVLIVDYGTGIRIAAPTAVLASMTKAVRHGLLIKGGRYLERLAEVDAVVFDKTGTLTMGAPEVMHVASCGRWSSGEMLVLAAASERRLTHPVAQAVVKAAAARGLDIPERTASKYVIGLGVQAQVDGRIVHVGCRRFMTHHAIEVPREVDADLREWEHRALSPICVAVNGSLAGVLACADPLRPDAEAVVRRLRDLGVKDCIMVTGDHQRVARHVAERVGITRYVAEALPEQKVSVVKDLQAKGRTVAVVGDGINDSPALAHADVGIAVDGGADIARETAQVVLINGGLWKVPVAVEIGREATDLIRRNWSIISLPNTVALGLSVFGLLGPGAATLLSNGSAILATANALRPLLDRVQDRD, encoded by the coding sequence GTGTCCGTTTCCGCTCAGCCCTCATCCTTCCGCCGCCGTTCGCGCCTGAAATTGCCGATCATCACGACAGAGCCCCTGCTGGCGGCGCGGGTCGAGAGTCTTCTTCGACGGCTTCCGGGAATCGGAAGCGTCGCCGCCGATCCGGTTTCCGGCTGTGTGACAATCACATACGACCGGTCGATCTGGACCACCGAAAAATTGCGCCATTTTTTGAGCCAAAACGGCGGTCCGAACCTCCCCGGCATCAACGGCGCGTCGAAAGCTGCGACAGTTCCTCGCCGGACCACGCGACGCGCGCGCCCTATCGGAGCCGTCTCCTCCGACGGTTCGGCTCGTTCCCGGGAAGCGGTTCACCGCGCCGCGTCGCATGACCGCTCCGCGGCGGCTTCCGCCGACCCTTCCACTCGAGCGACGACCGAATCGCAACGGTCAGCCGCCATTGGAGCGGCTTCCGGTGATCTTGGTCCGGTGACGCTCATCCATGCGATCAAAGGGCGCCTTCGCGTTCGTGTGCCAAGGCTGAAGAGCGACGACCGGCTGGCCGACCGATTACGGTTCGTTCTGGAAGATCGACCGGGGATCATCGATGTTCAGGTCAATCAAGGGTGCGCGAGCGTCACCCTGACGTATGATCCGGCGGCGGTCACACCGGACAGCGTGCTCGAAACGGTGCGAGGCCTTTCCCGTCGAGAACTGCGCGACTACCAAGGCAACGACAGTCGCCGGACGAAACCGGCGACCGAGGCTTCCCAGGGATCGGGACTCGAGCTGCTGCTCTCGACCGCCGGCATCGCGCTCGGGTTCCTGGCGGAGTCGGCGGCGGCGCCGCTGGTGCCGTTCCTGCTGCTGGGAAGTACGCTGCCGATGCTGGGTCGTGCCTATGACGCCTTTGCGCGGAAGGGCACCTTGAACGTGGACGTCCTCGATGCGTCCGCCGCCGCGGTGCTGACCGTACAAGGACAATTGTCGATGGCGCTTTTTATGGTCTGGCTCGTGAACTTGGGAGACTACATCCGCGACGCGACGCTCGCGCAGGCTCAGGACGCGGTCAAGGCGGTGCTCGCCTACCGGAAATCCCCGGCTTGGGTGCTCCGCGAGAACGTCAAGGTTCAGGTCATGGTCGATCAGATCAATGCGGGGGAGACGGTGGTCGCGTACCCGGGAGAACGGATACCGGTGGACGGAACGGTGATCTCGGGCAAGGCGGCCGTCGATCAACAGACGTTGACCGGAGAATCGTCGCCCGTCGAGAAAGGGGAGGGCGATCCCGTGTACGCGGCGACGGTCGTCTGCGACGGGAAACTGTACATCCGAGCGGAGCGAATCGGCGATCAGACGGAGGCGGCAAAGATCGTTCGGCTGGTGGAGGAGGCTCCCGTCCAGGAAACACGGATACAAAACTACGCCGAGCGCTGGGCCAACGACCTCGTCCCGTACAGTTTCATGGTCGCCGGCGCCTCCGCGGTCCTGAGCGGGTCGCTCCAGCGTGCGGCCTCTGTGCTGATCGTCGACTACGGTACGGGCATCCGGATCGCTGCGCCGACCGCGGTGTTGGCATCCATGACCAAAGCCGTCAGACACGGCCTCCTCATCAAGGGCGGACGATATTTGGAGCGACTCGCGGAGGTGGACGCCGTGGTGTTCGACAAAACGGGCACCCTGACGATGGGCGCTCCGGAGGTCATGCACGTGGCGTCGTGCGGCCGGTGGTCGTCCGGCGAGATGCTGGTGCTGGCGGCGGCATCGGAGCGACGTTTGACCCATCCGGTCGCGCAGGCCGTCGTCAAAGCGGCCGCCGCGCGCGGACTCGACATTCCTGAACGCACGGCGTCGAAGTATGTAATCGGCCTCGGCGTACAGGCGCAAGTCGACGGACGGATCGTTCACGTCGGCTGCCGGCGGTTCATGACCCATCACGCCATTGAAGTCCCGCGGGAGGTCGACGCCGATCTGCGGGAATGGGAGCACCGAGCGCTGTCCCCCATTTGCGTCGCCGTGAACGGCTCGCTCGCCGGGGTGCTGGCCTGTGCCGATCCGCTTCGGCCCGACGCCGAGGCGGTCGTCCGCCGGCTCAGGGATCTCGGCGTGAAGGACTGCATCATGGTCACCGGCGATCACCAGCGAGTGGCGCGTCACGTCGCGGAGCGGGTCGGCATCACGCGCTATGTGGCCGAAGCGTTGCCGGAGCAGAAGGTCTCGGTGGTGAAAGACCTTCAGGCAAAAGGACGTACGGTCGCCGTTGTGGGGGACGGGATCAATGATTCCCCGGCCCTTGCGCATGCCGATGTGGGCATCGCCGTCGACGGCGGAGCCGACATAGCCAGGGAAACGGCGCAAGTCGTCCTCATCAACGGCGGGTTATGGAAGGTTCCGGTCGCCGTCGAAATCGGCCGGGA